The proteins below are encoded in one region of Micromonospora pisi:
- a CDS encoding MerR family transcriptional regulator, with protein sequence MRSIGEMARASGLTVSALRFYDGAGVLVPDVVDPDTGYRWYAQEQLGPARLVARLRRVNLPLAEISLVLRHWSEPPVVRRLLDAHLRRLEAGLTDARRELSRVHALLDHEENLMTGSTHLTLTRAELAASLDAVRFAVGHDAELPVLGSVLFEVEESVLRLVATDRYRLAVATATPREVDGAPCRVLAPVAFVDQSRALLAAPGTGASDPVTVVLGATEVGVSTDGLSVRGRPVDSDFPDYRRLLGDRLGDRLGGGDRRVRVVVDVPALRAALAAATTTTVVREHDGVACEVARLAIGADGSLTVLNADGPVEGPSADDSADLTSGPIGVNREFLLEALDAGGRGQLELDLDGPIKPLIVRLPNDNQTFSLLMPIRC encoded by the coding sequence ATGCGCAGCATCGGGGAGATGGCCCGCGCCAGCGGCCTGACCGTCAGCGCGCTCCGGTTCTACGACGGCGCCGGAGTTCTGGTGCCGGACGTGGTCGATCCGGACACCGGCTACCGCTGGTACGCCCAGGAGCAGCTCGGACCGGCCCGCCTGGTGGCCCGGCTGCGTCGGGTCAACCTGCCGCTGGCCGAGATCAGCCTGGTGCTCCGGCACTGGTCCGAGCCGCCGGTGGTACGCCGCCTGCTCGACGCCCACCTGCGCCGGTTGGAGGCCGGCCTCACCGATGCCCGTCGCGAACTCTCCCGGGTCCACGCCCTGCTCGACCACGAGGAGAACCTGATGACCGGATCCACCCACCTGACGCTGACCCGGGCCGAGCTCGCCGCCAGCCTCGACGCCGTACGGTTCGCCGTCGGCCACGACGCCGAACTGCCCGTACTCGGCTCGGTGCTGTTCGAGGTCGAGGAGTCGGTGTTGCGCCTGGTCGCCACCGACCGGTACCGGTTGGCGGTGGCGACCGCGACGCCGCGCGAGGTGGACGGGGCACCCTGTCGGGTGCTCGCCCCGGTCGCCTTCGTCGACCAGTCCCGCGCCCTGCTCGCCGCCCCGGGAACGGGGGCGTCCGACCCGGTCACGGTGGTGCTCGGCGCCACCGAGGTCGGCGTCAGCACGGACGGGCTGAGTGTGCGGGGCCGGCCGGTGGACAGCGACTTCCCCGACTACCGGCGACTGCTCGGTGACCGGCTCGGTGACCGGCTCGGCGGTGGCGACCGGCGCGTACGGGTGGTGGTGGACGTACCGGCGCTGCGCGCCGCGCTCGCCGCCGCGACGACCACCACCGTCGTACGCGAACACGACGGGGTGGCCTGCGAGGTGGCACGGTTGGCGATCGGTGCCGACGGCAGCCTGACGGTGCTGAACGCGGACGGGCCGGTGGAGGGGCCGTCGGCGGACGATTCCGCCGACCTGACGTCGGGACCGATCGGCGTCAACCGGGAGTTCCTGTTGGAGGCGTTGGACGCCGGTGGGCGGGGCCAGCTCGAACTCGACCTCGACGGACCCATCAAACCCCTGATCGTGCGCCTCCCGAACGACAACCAAACCTTCTCCCTCCTAATGCCCATCCGCTGCTAA
- a CDS encoding CU044_5270 family protein, which produces MAEERDEQTERLLRRLVEANDPMRGRQVPPPRRSAAELRQLVDQRRAAGRWRFMVRPGVRTRLAVPVVAVAVGALVLVNVLPGGTGRPASTRVAMAAVPALLGVQFPGEASPAAPWLRELAERTALLDEPPGVGRYTYLHVQSWSLETTATDPEMANAVVARDERLWWAADRSGREEITVLPPQPRGGERANWLDGPPADAPERRHTDYLPGELAVVVETPATDPARLAEQLSAHEPFSNGPQAVIRAVASMYRYHEMPPALRAAVLHVLSDTKGLVYRGRVVDRAGRSGVAVSVDSAAGATRDLAVLDPETGTLLSYEQLALISPPRSAVRAPAVISYVLYLAHQRTDQLS; this is translated from the coding sequence ATGGCTGAGGAGCGGGACGAGCAGACCGAGCGGCTGCTCCGGCGGCTCGTCGAGGCGAACGACCCGATGCGCGGCAGGCAGGTTCCCCCACCCCGGCGCAGCGCCGCCGAGCTGCGCCAACTGGTCGACCAGCGGCGGGCGGCCGGGCGGTGGCGGTTCATGGTCCGGCCCGGCGTACGGACCCGGCTGGCCGTGCCGGTCGTGGCGGTCGCGGTCGGCGCCCTGGTGCTGGTCAACGTACTGCCGGGAGGCACCGGTCGGCCCGCGTCGACCCGGGTCGCGATGGCGGCGGTGCCGGCCCTGCTCGGCGTGCAGTTTCCCGGTGAGGCGTCGCCGGCCGCGCCGTGGCTGCGGGAGTTGGCGGAACGGACCGCGCTGCTGGACGAGCCGCCCGGCGTCGGCCGCTACACCTACCTGCACGTGCAGAGCTGGTCGTTGGAGACGACCGCGACCGACCCGGAGATGGCGAACGCCGTGGTCGCCCGGGACGAACGGTTGTGGTGGGCGGCGGACCGTTCCGGCCGTGAGGAGATAACCGTGCTGCCACCCCAGCCTCGCGGCGGCGAACGGGCGAACTGGCTCGACGGACCCCCGGCCGACGCCCCCGAGCGGCGGCACACCGACTACCTTCCCGGCGAACTGGCCGTGGTGGTGGAAACACCGGCCACGGACCCGGCGCGGCTGGCCGAACAACTCTCCGCGCACGAACCCTTCAGCAACGGCCCGCAGGCCGTGATCCGGGCGGTGGCCTCCATGTACCGGTACCACGAGATGCCCCCGGCGCTGCGTGCCGCCGTACTGCACGTACTGAGCGACACAAAGGGGCTGGTCTACCGGGGGCGGGTGGTGGACCGGGCCGGCCGCTCCGGAGTCGCGGTCAGTGTGGACAGTGCCGCCGGCGCCACCCGGGACCTGGCCGTGCTCGACCCGGAGACCGGCACGCTGCTCAGCTACGAGCAGTTGGCGCTGATCAGCCCGCCCCGTTCGGCCGTACGCGCACCGGCGGTGATCTCGTACGTGCTGTACCTGGCGCATCAGCGCACCGACCAGCTGAGCTGA